The sequence TAAGTAACTCATCCAACTATAGATTTGTCGGACTAAATTACTGTTACTCAACTTATTATTACTCAGTTTGTTACTAATTTCCACTGCTTCTTTAGAGTCCGATTCAATAATCACTCTCTGGAAACCTTGCTGCACCACCAATTTCAAACCATCAAGAATGCCCCAAAGCTCCCATCTCTGGAAACCTTGATGGTCGAgttatcttttaaaatatttttatttgattaaaatatatttaaaaataagaaataaacaaatttaaaaatttatagaaAACATTATATTCCGAGATAAACAAATGTCTCTAATTAATATTGTAATTATGATTAATAACATTTTTTTCATCCCAAAGTTTCTACTCAAATTCAAATCCAATAAGAAACATAAGTTAAATATTTCTTAATTCATATATACATTTATATTCAAAAGACAAtagttagagttttttttttttaaagatttatttatagttttaattttttaattttatttgattcacGAAATTGAtctctctattttaaatttaaatattaatagtgttaatctcttttatatttatatattaaaaattaactaaatttttatttttaaatgccaaatattttttttgtaaaacatgATACTTTATCGAATATAAATATATTgtggaattttataaataaaaatataagttttttttaaaagcaaGAAATAATATTATGAGAGTTCTAGGGGTATTCTAATCCCGCTTACAAAAAGCCAAAAATAAAGCTCGAAAACGAACATTACCCACCAACTAAAATTATCCTTCAATGTACAAAGGATTTTTACAAAAGCCGTAATAGTTACACTTGGAATAGAGAATATTACCAACACAAGGCCATTTTCAAACCTTTAACTTGATGTTCCACCCTAAGTTTGAGACACACGGTTTGACATCGTTGAATATAACGTCGTTCCTAAAACATCCAAATGCTCCGAAGAACCGCTAACCAAATCCTACTAGAAATACCTTTCTTCACCCTCCCCCTATTTTACAATTCTCATGAATCCAAATATCCAAGCTAGAAACCAAATCCCCTCCTAAAACCACCCTAACACCCAACCACACGAAGACCTCTTTCCAAACCAACTTAGAAAAAGAACAACCCAAAAATAAATGATCACAAGATTCGATGACTTCCGAACAAAAAATGCAAAGAAGATTGTTGGGTTGAGAGATAATACCTCTACGATTCAAAAAATCCTTTGTAGAAAAACGATTATGCACACTCCTCCAACCTAAAGCTCAATTGTATAAGGCGCATGAGCTTTCCATATGACTTCAAAACAAGAAGGGAAACAAACATTCAAAACTACCCCAAAATGTAACGAAGACAACACTTTATAGCCAATCATAGTCGAATATCCCTCCTCCACATCCGACTTCCACATGACAGCATCCATACCAGATAAAACCAGATATGAGGTATCCAACAGACAGAGAAGAGCCTGCAACGCGACGTGCAACTCTAGCGCCGCTGAATCGAGATCAAAATCACCCCAAGCCCAACCAGAAGAAGACCAACCTCCCATGCTTCCAACGTTACTATCCTTCTTCATGCTAGCCTGAAATAAATTTGGAAACAATTCAAGTAATCTTCCTTCTGCTTTCCACGATCCACTCCAGAATAGGATTTTCATTCTTGAGCCCAACAAGAACCTACAATTACGGGACACAACAAAAGAAGCAAAAGAGGATTTCGTTGCCAGTAAATCTACCCACAAAATGGACTTTGACTTTCGAATGTCCATGCTACCACCCGTTAATATTTGATGCCTCAAATTCCCAAATCTTGCTGAAAGGATGTTAAACCAAAAGAACTTTGACCCTGGAAAAATCTTCGAATGCCACTTTGAAGCTCTTGAAACCCAGTCCCCCTTTGTCGACCGATAAGCATAGAGACTCCCACCGAAACCAGTTAACCTTTATTTTCTCCGCACTGCTTCCCCGCAAAAAATCATTTTGAATTTGCTTAATTTCTTTTCAAACCTTCACCGACGCTTTAAAAAAAGACAACTGAAAGATTGACAAGCTAGAAAAAATCAATCTGATCAATGTAATTCTTCCTCCCAATGATAAAATTTTTCCTTTCCACGAGGCTAGCGAACCTTAATTTTTGCTAATAACGGGTTCCACCAAGCGACCCTTCTAGGATTAGATCCTAAAGGAATACCAAGAAAAGAGAAAGAGTTACCTTTAACCCTACAACACAGAAAATTTGCAGCAGCCGCAATAAAGTGTTTAGTAAGATTAATTCTTATAATCCTACTTTTATGGAAATTCACCCCAAGCCAGACACCACTTCAAAACCTCTCAAAACCACCTTGAGAGCCCACACCTTCCTCCAATCCCCATCACCAACCAAAAGCGTATCGTCCATAAATTGCAAGATATTCACAAAGCAATTACCTGCAATTTTAAACGCAGAATAAACACCTAGGTCGACTACCTTCCTAACCAAGGAAGCCAAATCTTTGGCGATGATAACAAAAAGGAAAGGTGAAAGCGGGTCCCATTGGATCAAACCTCTTCTAACCTCGAAGTCTTTAGTAGGACTACCGTTGACGAGGACCGACATCCAACTCGAGCAAACCAAAGTCTCCTTCCATTTTATTCATAAATCCCCAAATTCCCAAGTCCCATCCTTCTCAATATAAATCTAAGGAATTCTCATTATACTTTGTCATACGCCTTTTCGAAGTCTACCTTAAAAAGTAAGCAACCCCTCTTCTCCTTATTAGCCAAATCTACAATTTCATTCGCTACTAAAACGCCTTCAAGAAGCCGCCTTTCGGGGTCAAAAGCACTCTGAGAGTTAGAGATAATAGAATCCAAAACCCTTTTCAGCCTTGCTGCCAATACTTTAGAAAGGGCTTTATAAAGATAACTCACCAAGTAAATTGGACGATAATCATTGAGGAGGAGAGGCCTAAGCTTTTTAGGAATCAAAGTAATAAAAGAAGATACAATAGCCTTTGACAGTTTACCGTCACCATGAAAGTCGTTGAAAAACCAAGTAAAATTCTCTTTCATAAAGAGTCAACACTTTCTAATCAAGAAGTTGTAACCATCCGGCCCCAGACTCCTCGAACACTCACACCCCAAACCGCCTCCTTAATTTCCATCTCCGAAAAAGAATCTTCCAACACCCTCTTATCATCGAGAGAAATGGAATTGAGCAAGACTCCCTCAAGAAAAGGGCGAGTAAAATCAGACTCCGAAAACTTCTCCGCAAAGTGTCTCCTTACCTCGTCCTTAATATCTCCCACTGACTCCAACACCCCACTGCCTGACACGAAACTACAAATAAAATTACCCCTTCTCTTATCTTTCATAGCAAAATGGAAGTATTTGCTATTTAAATCTCCCTCTTTATCCCACTTAACTTTTAACTTTAGTAATAACATGTTTTCCTTGATTTTCATGATTAACCATACCTTACTTGTTGCTTTACTCCTTTTCACCACAAAATCCTCTAACTCTTCCTCCCTAactaataaaagaaacaaacaaatattttataaattttttataaaaagtataaaataaaaaattaaaactgtttaaatttaaaacaagATAATTAATTTCTGTAATCAAATAAAATTGAAATCAaaactataattttattttataaaagattTAGTTAGAGTCTTGTTTTCATGATTAAACAAATGGTTGAAACTTATGGCATGTATCTTTCCACTTATTGACTACAATATCTTCTGTCATGAAAAAGAAACTCACCAATAAATTAAAAACCCAAGTACTAGTAGTAGTGAATGCTACATTACATAGTACATGCCATTCAAACTAAACCACTTTTTTTAATGATATCAATCAATTATATCAAACAAAAACCAAACCCAATTTTTCTCTCCATCCATTAGAACCATGGGAGAAAAAGAGAAGACCAAGAACAACAAGAAGCAAAAGCATCAACATCCCAATTCCCAAACAACCAAACAAACCTCAGATTTCTCCTTCAAACCAAGCTCAGAGGTAAAAGGCATAAGATTTGGTGGCCAATTCATAGTAAAATCATTCCCAATCAGAAAAGCCAAACCCCTAGAGCTTCTCAAAGTTCTTTCTTTCCCacccacaacaacaccaacaaacaAATCCAAATCTCACAAACTTCCTTTCCCTTCCACAACAGCCTTCCTGCCAACAAACTTCACAATCCTAGCCCATCAAGCATGGCACACACTAACCCTAGGACTTGGTTCCAAGAAGTCAAAGGTTCTTGTCTTTGTGTTTGAAACTGAGGCTATCAAGTGTTCTGTTGATAGAATTTGGCCTCATGAGATTGCACTTGGTGATGTGAACAAGAAACTCATCAAGGGTCTGTCTGGTTTTGAAATGGCTAGGTTCAAATTCAGAAAAGGGTGCTTGACTTTTTATGTGTATGCTGTTAGGGAAATTGGAAGCTTTGGTTTTCTTTGTGCTGAAGATTTGAAGATCATTCTTGAATCTGTTGTTGAACTTAAGGATTTCTTGGATCATACTGTTATGCTTTCTATGGCAAATCAAAGAAGCATTAGTTTCTCTAAATCTcaatctcaaaatcaaaatcaggtTGCAATGGCTCATTGATTAATCTtttgttatattaatatatacatATTCATGATTCTTGGTTTAGGATGTGAATTTGTTAACATGTTTTTTGTTTCTtagtatttgtttatttgttgattatcttgtttgattttgtttttttttttggatttggagaaaaaaaaaagtgtaatTTAGAATGAATAATTTTGGTGATTGGTTTGAGTTGAGGTTGAA comes from Vicia villosa cultivar HV-30 ecotype Madison, WI unplaced genomic scaffold, Vvil1.0 ctg.000688F_1_1_5, whole genome shotgun sequence and encodes:
- the LOC131630520 gene encoding uncharacterized protein LOC131630520, producing the protein MGEKEKTKNNKKQKHQHPNSQTTKQTSDFSFKPSSEVKGIRFGGQFIVKSFPIRKAKPLELLKVLSFPPTTTPTNKSKSHKLPFPSTTAFLPTNFTILAHQAWHTLTLGLGSKKSKVLVFVFETEAIKCSVDRIWPHEIALGDVNKKLIKGLSGFEMARFKFRKGCLTFYVYAVREIGSFGFLCAEDLKIILESVVELKDFLDHTVMLSMANQRSISFSKSQSQNQNQVAMAH